From the Gammaproteobacteria bacterium genome, the window CAATGAACGGCATCCGGGACTACGTCGAGTCCAAGGCGATCCGCTGGGCACGGCGTCGCCAGGGCGACGACCCGGTCGAGACGACCCTCGCCCGGCGACGCATTTACATCCTGCCGACACGCCAGGGCCTGCTGTTCGGGCTGGTCGTGTTCCTGATGCTGCTGGGTTCGATGAACTACTCCAACAGCATGGGCTTCGCGATGACCTTTTTCCTCGGCGCGCTGGGCGTGGTCGCGATGCACAACACGCATCGCAACCTGGAGAACCTGGTCCTGCGTCGCGGCAAGGCCGAGCCGGTGTTCGTCGGTTCCGATGCGCATTTCGATGTCATCGCGGAGAATCGTTCCAGCCTGCCGCGTGATGGCATTACCCTGACGCTTGCTCGCGAACCCATGAGTCGTGTCGACATCCCGGCCGGTGAACGCGCCACCTTGCAATATGCCATGCCGGCCAGGCAGCGCGGCTGGCTGGCCGCCGAGCGCATCGGCATCCACACCACCTGGCCCTTCGGGCTGTTCAAGGCCTGGGCCTGGGTCTACATGTCGCACCCGGTGCTGGTCTACCCCAGGCCGGCCGACAATCCGCCCAGGCCACCACTGCGTGCTGCGGAAGAAGGCGAGAGCCAGGAGTTCGATGGTGGCCAGGGTGATTTTTCAGGCTTGCGGGATTACCGCCAGGGCGATGCACCGAGGCACGTCGCCTGGAAAGCGTCGGCGCGGCTCCAGAACGACCTGCTGGTGAAGGAGTTCAAGGGCGGCAATGCCGTGTCGCGGGACTTCGACTTCGACGCGCTGGACTCGGCCGATCTCGAGTACCGCCTGTCGGTGCTGACGCGCTGGATTGTCGATGCCGAAAAAGCCGGTGAGCGCTACGCCCTCGCCCTCCCGGATGAACAGATTGCCATGGGCCAGGGACAGACCCACCGGGATCGCTGCCTGAAGGCACTGGCCCTGTTTCGCCTGCCGACCGCGAGGCCGGCACGATGAAGACGGTACTGCTGCAGGAGCTCGACACCCCGCCGGGCCACCAGCCCTTGAAGCTGACCTTGCTGGCGCTTGGCCTGCTGTTCGTCCCGCACTGGTTCATTTTCAATCCGCTGCTGACGGCAGCCCTGTATGCCACCCTGGCGTGGCGCTGGTTCGCATTGAACCGCAGCCATGCGATGCCGCCGGCCTGGATGCGCGTGTTGCTGGCCTTGACCGCCTTTGTCGCGATCCTCGGTCTCTACGGCAACATCAACGGTCCCGAGCCCGGCATGGCCTTGCTCTCGATCATGGTGGTCCTGAAACTCACCGAGGTGCGCAGGGTTCGTGATGCGCTGATGGTCGTGGTGCTGGGCTACTTCATCATTTTCGCGAGCTTCCTGTATTCGCAGGAAATCCCGCACGTGGTCATGCAGACACCTTCGCTGCTGTTCCTGACCGCCGCGTTGCTGGTGCTGGGCCACAACAAGGACGACGCGCGCGGCCGCAAAGTGCTGAAGCGCGCGGGCCGGCTGTCCCTGCAGGCCATCCCCTTTGCCATCCTGTTGTTCCTGCTGTTCCCCCGCATCCCGGGACCGCTGTGGGGCGTGCCCTCGGCCGGTGGCGATGGCATTTCGGGCCTGGACGACCGCATGACCCCGGGCTCGATCAGCAACCTGGTGCTCTCGGAAGACATTGCCTTCCGGGTACGCTTCGAAAACCAGGAAGACATTCCGCTACCATGGAACCGTTACTGGCGCGGACCGACCCTTCACCTGTTCAATGGCCAGAGCTGGTGGCGTGGCTTTGCCACCATCCAGTCGAATGACAATTTCGAACTGCGTGGTGATCCGGTCCGCTACACGGTCATGCAGGAACCGACCAACCAGGGCTGGTTGTTCGCCTTGCCGATGGCCGCGGAATATCCGCGCACCGCTGTCCTGACCCGCGATTTCACACTCACCTCGCGCCGGCCCCTGTCGCAACGCCAGCAATACCGCATGACTTCCTACCTCGACTACGTCATGAGCCCGGAGCTGAGCTCGCTGGAAGAACGCTGGGGTCTGCAGCTGCCGGATACCGGCAATGCCCGGACGCGCGAAATGATCGCGACATGGAAAGCGGAGGGATTGACGAACCGGGAGATCGTCTCGCGCGCACTGAACTTCTTTTCCAACGAGCCGTTTTACTACACCTTGCAACCTGAACGGCTTGACCGCGACCCCATCGACCAGTTCCTGTTCGAGACGCGCGAGGGCTTCTGCGAGCATTACGCCAGCGCCTTTACCTTCATGATGCGGGTGGCGGGCATTCCCTCCCGGGTCGTTACCGGCTACCAGGGCGGCGAGCTCAACGAACTGTCCGGCTTCCTGATCATCAAGCAATCCGATGCCCATGCCTGGGTGGAAGTCTGGTACGAGGACCAGGGCTGGACGAGGGTCGATCCGACGGCCGCAGTGGCACCCGATCGTATCGAGTTCGGCATCAATGCGGCGCTGGCGGGAGAAGAGAACCTGCCGGGACATCTAGGCCAGCGTTTCGCTGGTGATTTCCTGACGGAGCTCGAGATCAGCTGGGAAGCACTGAACGGCCTGTGGAACGAGTTCTTCCTAGGTTATGGCCCGGAAATGCAGCAGAACCTGATGCAGGCACTGGGCATGGAAAATCCCGACTGGACCAAGCTCGCCCTGTGGTTGTTCGGCCTGCTGGCACTGGGTGGGCTGCTGCTGGCGGCACTGCTGGCGTGGCAGGCAAGACCGCCAGCGACCGACCTGCCGCAGCGCGTCTACCTGCGACTGCGTCGGCGACTCGACCCTGATGCACCGGGGCACGAAGGGCCGCGGGACTTCTTCCTGCGCATGGAACAGCAGCACCCCGAAGTGGCAACGGAATTGCGTCGTTTCATGAACCAGTTGCTGACATTGCGCTATACCGGAACCGACAACGAAGACGTGCACCAGCTCCGCCAGCTTGCCCGCCAGATCACGCGCGGCACCGCCGACTGAACTAGTTCGGAACGGCTTCTTCCTCGACCAGCGTCAGCAGCCAGCCACCGATCACGAACAGCACCACAATGGACATGATCGCCATGCGTGGACTGCCGGTCAGCACGCCGACCCAGCCCATCAGCAAGGGACCGATGATGGTCGCAAACTTGCCCAGCATGCCGTAAAACCCGAAGAACTCGCCGGACTTGTCAGGTGGAATCAGGCGCGAGTAATACGAACGGCTCAGCGACTGGATGCCACCCTGCACAAGGCCGATCAGTACCGCCATGGCGAAGAACTCGGCCACGGTATCCAGGAAATAGGCCCAGAAGGTCACGAACACGTACACGGCAATCGCAAGATAGATGCCGCGCTTGGTACCGATCTTCGTACCCAGCCAGCCGAATGCGACCGCCGCCGGGAAGCCGACGAACTGCGTCAGCAGCAAGGCGACAATCAGGTCGGATGACTCGAAGCCGAGCGACAGGCCATAGTCCACCGCCATCTTGATCACGGTGTTCACGCCATCGATATAGAACCAGTATGCGATCAGGAACAGGAAGATCGGCTTCAGGGCGCGAATCTCGTGAAACGTGCCGATGAACTGCTTCCAGCCGGTGCGTATCGCCCGGGCGAAACCGACCTGCACCTCGGGCTCGCGTTCCTTGACGAACAGGAACACCGGGATCGAAAAGATCGCCCACCAGGCAGCCACCATCAGGAAGGAAATGCGCACGGCTTCGGCGGCATCTGCAAGGCCGAAGGTCGCAGGCTGCAAGGTCATCCAGACATTGATCGCAAACAGCAGGCCACCACCGAGGTAGCCGGCGGCATAACCCACACCGGACACGAAGTCGGAATGTTCCGGCTTCGCCACATCGACGATCAGCGCATCGTAGAACACGATGCCGGCCGTGAAGCCGACCGTGCCGAGCACGTACAGCGCCACCGCCATCTGCCAGTCGCCCTGCGCGACGAAATACAGCCCGGCCGTCATCAGCACGCCCAGCACGGTAAAGAACAGCAGGAATTTCTTGCGCGCCCCGCCGCGATCGGCAATCGCACCGAGAATCGGAGCGATGGCGGCAACAATGATGCCGGCGATGGCATTGCCCACACCGAGGTAGAAAGTGCTGGTTGAAGGGTCGGCATCGCCCGACCAGTACTGCTTGAGGAAAATCGGAAAGAAGCCCGCCATGACGGTCGTGGCGAATGCGGAGTTCGCCCAGTCGTAGAAGGTCCAGGACCAGACGGACCGGCCCTGCAGGGCACCTTTGACAGACATCGTTATCCCCTTTGCTGTGGTATCGCTAGGCGCGAGTCTACCTCAGCAAGGGGTGAATGCCGCAAGCGGCCCTACTCTGCAATCAGTTCGCGGGTGGCGCGGAACTCGATGTCCGGCCACTTTTCCTGCGCCAGCTGCAGGTTGACGCGCGTCGGTGCGATGTAGACCAGCTGGTCGCCATGATCGAGCGCGAGGTTGTCTTCGGCCTTGCGCTTGAACTCGGCCAGCATCTTGTCGTCATCGCAATGGATCCAACGCGCGGTGTTCACCTGCACGGTCTCGAAAATCGCTTCGACGCCGTATTCTTCCTTCAGGCGATGGGCGACCACGTCGAACTGCAGGATGCCGACCGCACCGAGAATCATGTCGTTGTTGCGCATGGGCTTGAACAGCTGCGTGGCACCCTCTTCGCAAAGCTGCTGCAAGCCCTTTTGCAGCTGCTTCATGCGCAGCGGATCCTTCAGCACGGCGCGCCGGAAAAGCTCCGGCGCAAAGCTCGGAATGCCGGTGAAGACCATGTCCTCGCCCTGCGTGAAGGTGTCACCGATATTGATGGTGCCGTGATTGTGCAGGCCGATGATGTCGCCAGCGTAAGCCGTCTCGGCGGATTCGCGATCCGAAGCCATGAAGGTCAGCGCATCGGCGATCTTCAGGTCCTTGCCCAGTCGCGAGCTCTTGATCTTCATGCCCTTGCGGAATTCGCCCGAGCATATCCGCATGAACGCAATGCGGTCACGATGCTGCGGATCCATGTTGGCCTGGATCTTGAACACGAAGCCGGTGAGCTTGTCTTCGTCCGGCGTGACCTCGCGTGTCGTGGTCGCGCGCGGCTGTGGCGCCGGCGCATGCTGCACGAAGGACTCCAGCAATTCACGCACGCCGAAGTTGGCAATTGCGGAACCGAAGAATACCGGCGTCAGCTCGCCCTTGAGGTAGGCATCGAGATCGAATTCGTTCGATGCGCCGCGTACCAGTTCGATTTCATCGCAATAGTCCGCATGATCGTTGCCGAGGAATTCCTTCGCCTCGTCGCTGTCCAGGCCCTCGATGATGCGCGTCTCGCCGAGGCGGCCTTTCTTGCCTTCCTTGCGGGACTCTTCGTAGATGTAGATGCGATCTTCCACCAGGTGGTAGATGCCGCGCAGCTGCTTGCCCATGCCGATGGGCCAGGTGATGGGTGCGCAGCGGATCTTCAGCACGTCCTCGACTTCATCCAGCAATTCGGTCGGCTCGCGGCCTTCGCGGTCGAGCTTGTTGATGAAGGTGAAGATCGGCGTGTCGCGCAGGCGACAGACATCCATCAGCTTGATGGTGCGCTCCTCGACGCCCTTGGCACAGTCGATCACCATCAGCGCCGAGTCCACTGCCGTCAGCGTGCGATAGGTATCCTCGGAAAAATCTTCATGGCCCGGGGTATCGAGCAGGTTGACGATGTGATCCTGGAACGGGAACTGCATCACCGACGAGGTGATGGAAATGCCGCGCTGCTGCTCCAGCTTCATCCAGTCCGACGTGGCATGGCGTGCCGCCTTGCGGCCCTTCACCGTGCCGGCGAGCTGGATCGCACCACCGAAGAGCAGGAGCTTCTCGGTCAGCGTGGTCTTGCCCGCATCAGGGTGGGAGATGATCGCAAAGGTGCGACGGCGCTGGATCTGTTTCTCGTGCATGAAGGAAATCGCCGGAATTGCTGCTCGAAATGAGGCGGCATTGTAGCGGAACACGGCCGCTGCTGCTGAACTCAGTCCAGTTCGGGCCCCAGCCCGGGCTGTTCTGCATCCGGCTCGCCCAGGCCCAGCGCCATGACCAGCGCGTCCTCGCGGCCGGGCCCGCCATTCGGCCCGCCCGGGTAGTAGTCCTTGCGGCGGCCGACCTCGCTGAAGCCGACCGATTCATAAAGCCGGACGGCCGCCTGGTTGGAAGGTCGCACTTCCAGCAGCGCCATCCTGGCACCGTAATCCGTGGACAGCTCCAGCAGGTGCAGCAACAGCTGCCGCCCGTAACCCTGGCCTTGCAGCTCCGGGTCGATGCAGACATTGAGAATATGGGTCTCGCCCACGGCCACCGACAGGACGCCGTGGCCGCGGATGCCGCCTTCGACTTCCATCACCCAGCAGCTGTAGCTGGCCCGGAGACAGTCGCGGAAAATACCGCGGGTCCAGGGACTGTTATAGGCCCGGGACTCGGTCAGCATGACGTGGTCGAGATCTTCCTCGCGCATCGGCCGGAACATCGGCACGGCGTCGAGCTGGGCACTCATCAGGCAGTGACCTCGCCGGCGGCCACCCGCCTGGCAAGTTTCAGGTCTTCCCAGACCTTGCGCTTCTCGATCGGCCGCCTGAGGAGGTAGGCCGGATGATAGGTCACCACGACCGGGATGCCGGTCGCGGGATGGCGATGCACCTTGCCCCGGAGCCTGGCAGTCGACTCGCTGCTGGACAGCAGCGTCTGCGCCGACACGCGGCCGACGCAGAGAATGACTTTCGGCTGCACCCACTCGATCTGCTTGTCCAGGAACCCGCTGCAAGCCGCAGCCTCGTCCTGGTGCGGATCACGATTGCTGGGTGGTCGGCATTTCAGGATGTTCGCAATGAAGCTCTTGCTGCGCGGCTGGTCGATGCTTTCGAGTATCAGGTCCAGCAACTGTCCTGCTGTGCCCACGAAAGGCTCGCCGCGCTTGTCCTCTTCGGCACCGGGCGCTTCACCTATGATCATCCAGTCGGCTTGCTCGTTGCCGACACCAAAGACGGTTTGCGTACGGGTCTTGTGCAGTTCGCAGGCCGTGCAGCCGGCTACCTCGGCGCGCAATTCGGACCAGTCGCTCGCCTGCACCTCGACGCCCTGCCGGGCAACGTCCGGATGCGGCTCCGTCGTCGGCGCGGACACCTGCGGCTGTTCGTATTCCAGCAAGGCCTTCATTTCGTTGGCAGCCGTCGACACCGGACGAGTTGGCGCGGGCGCGGCAGCATCTCCTGGCGCTGCCGGTGCCTCGACTGCCGCCGGTTCATGGCCGCGCAACACCCACTGCTGGATGCCGAGGCGATCTAGAATGGCAGCACGCTTGCTCATCGATACTCAGCTTGCGTCGGAATCTTCGGTTTCGTCATCGGCCGCCTCGCTGCCCGGGACATCATCTGCCCGTTGCAGGCGACGGCGACGCCAGCGAATGAGTGAAATGATCGGACCGCTGGCGGTGAATGTGAGCGCCATGACAAACAACACCCCCGGCGGATTGGTCGCTATCGCGACAAAGATCAGCAGGATGGGAAGAATCGTCGTGAAACGCACGCGGCGCGTGAGGCTGAAATCCTTGAAGCTGTAATAGCTGATGTTGCTGACCATCAGTGCACCGGCAGTCACGGTCAGGAAGAACGCCGGGATCGCCAGCATGCCACCCTCGATGCCGAGGCGCGCTCCGACCCAGACCGCACCGGCCACCACGGCCGCCGCCATCGGGCTGGGCAGGCCCTGGAAAAAGCGCTTGTCGACCACGCCGACACGAACATTGAAACGTGCCAGCCTGAGCGCCGCGCAACCGGTGAAGAAAAAGGCACCGATCCAACCCAGCTTGGCCCACAGCCAGCCGTAATCCGCCAGTCCTTCGAAACCCCACTGGTACATGACCAATGCCGGTGCCACGCCAAAGGACAACATGTCCGACAGCGAATCGTATTCCTTGCCGAAATCGCTCTGGGTGTTGGTCAGCCTGGCGACACGACCATCAAGGCCGTCCAGCACCATGGCCACGAAGATGGCGATGCCCGCTTCTTCGAAGCGATCGCTCATCGATGCCACGATGGCATAGAAACCGCAGAACAAGGCGGCCGTGGTGAACAGGTTGGGAAGCAGGTAGATACCGCGGCGCCGCTTCTTGACCGGCTGTTCGGTTTCTGGCGTCTTGGACTTGCTGCTCACTGCTGGTTCCTCCACGCGACAGGCCGCGGGATGCGGCCTGCTGCTCTCTCATATTCAAGGTGTGATGATGCCATGTTGGCCCGATTCTGTCAGGAACGGGCTGCCAGGGGGCAGGACGCCGGCGTGTCAGCGCTTGAGAAAGGCCATGCGGCTCCTGAGGCGCTCGCCGACCTCGTCCAGCAAGGCCTCGCGCGCCTCGGCACGGCCAGCCTTGATGACCGGCGCGCCGGTCTCGAGCTCCGCATCCAGGGTGGCGAGGAAGCGACCATCGCGAATTTCCGCCAGCAAATCGCGCATTGCCTGGCGACTGCTGTCATTGATGACCCTCGGGCCGGCGATATAGTCGCCGAACTCGGCGACCGGCGATATCGATTCGCGCATGCCGGCAATGCCCCGGCGTTGCACCATCCGGGCGATGAAGCTGACTTCGTGCAGGCAGCAGAAATATGCCACTTCCGGCTGGTAACCCGCCTCGACCAGGGTCTCGAACGCCATGCTGACGAGATGATTCATGCCACCGCAGAGCACGGCCTGCTCGGCAAACAGGTCGGTTTCGGTTTCCTCGGCGACCGTCGTTTCAATGACGCCCGCGTGGCCATGGCCATTGGCAAGGGCATAGCCTTCGGCAATGGCCCGCGCCTGGCTCGTGCCGTCCTGCGCCACCGCCAGCAGCGCCGGCACGCCGGCACCCTTGAGGTAGACCTCGCGAACCTGCTCGCCGATACCCATCGGCGCGACCAGCACCACATCCAGGTCCTCCCGCGGCCGGAGCTTGCCGAAATGCAGGGAATAACCATGTGCAAATACCAGGCAGGCGCCCTGCTGTATCGATATCTCCAGCTCGGCGTAAACTTCGGGCTGCACCGTATCCGGCACCAGCATGACGATGACATCTGCATCCCTGGCCGCATCCGCCGGCGGCAATACCTCCAGGCCATCCGCCACGGCTTGCTCGCGCCGCGACGATTCCGACCGCAGGCCGACGCAGACATCATGGCCGCTGTCCTTGAGGTTCTGCGCCTGGGCGCGGCCCTGGGCGCCATAGCCGAGCACGGCAATCCGCTTGCCGGCCAGCCCGCTGGCATCGAGATCGTTCATGTAGAGGGTTGTCATAGCTCGGCAAAGTACGTCCGCCGCTCGCGCTTTTCAAGCAAATCAGGGACCTGCCCTGCCCATGGCGGATCGAAACCGCAGCTCCGACCTGTACTGGCTGGCGGCCAGCGCATACAATCCGCCTTGGAATAAATCATCAACATAATCAGGAAGCTACATGCGCACCTCCCAGTTCCCGCTCGCCACCACCAAGGAAACCCCGGCCGACGCCGAGATCGTCAGCCACCAGCTCATGCTGCGCGCGGGCATGATTCGCCGCCAGGCCGCCGGCTTGTACACCTGGATGCCACTGGGCGTGCGGGTGCTGCGCAAGGTCGAGAACATCGTCCGCGAGGAGATGGATCGTGCCGGTGCGGTGGAAATCCTGATGCCGACGGTACAGGCGGCCGAGCTGTGGGAAGAATCGGGCCGCTGGGACGAGTACGGCCCGGAGTTGCTGCGCCTCAAGGACCGCCACAACCGCGAGTTCTGCTACGCGCCGACCGCGGAGGAAGTCGTCACCGACATCATCCGTCGCGAGATTCACAGCTACAAGCAGCTGCCGCTGACGCTCTACCAGATCCAGACCAAGTTCCGCGACGAGATCCGCCCGCGCTTCGGCGTGATGCGTGGTCGCGAGTTCACCATGAAGGACGCCTACTCTTTCCATCTCGACGACGACTCGCTGGACCAGACCTATCACGCCATGCACGCGGCCTACTCGCGCATTTTCGAACGTATCGGCCTGGAATTCCGTCCCGTGCGCGCCGACACCGGCGCGATCGGCGGCAGTTTTTCTCACGAATTCCACGTGCTGGCCGATTCCGGTGAAGACGCGATCGCGTTCTCGACCGACAGCGATTACGCCGCGAATACCGAACTGGCCGAAGCGATCGCACCGAAGACGGAACGACCTGCCCCGGGCGCCGACATGGAAAAGTTTGCAACCCCCGGACTGCGCACCATCGACGCGCTGGCAGAGTCCGCTGGCGTACCCGCCGATCGCTCGATCAAGATTCTTTTTGTCGAGGGCGAGAACGACGACACCGTCGCGCTGGTGCTGCGTGGCGATCACACGCTTAACGAAGTAAAAGCCGC encodes:
- a CDS encoding DUF58 domain-containing protein, giving the protein MNGIRDYVESKAIRWARRRQGDDPVETTLARRRIYILPTRQGLLFGLVVFLMLLGSMNYSNSMGFAMTFFLGALGVVAMHNTHRNLENLVLRRGKAEPVFVGSDAHFDVIAENRSSLPRDGITLTLAREPMSRVDIPAGERATLQYAMPARQRGWLAAERIGIHTTWPFGLFKAWAWVYMSHPVLVYPRPADNPPRPPLRAAEEGESQEFDGGQGDFSGLRDYRQGDAPRHVAWKASARLQNDLLVKEFKGGNAVSRDFDFDALDSADLEYRLSVLTRWIVDAEKAGERYALALPDEQIAMGQGQTHRDRCLKALALFRLPTARPAR
- a CDS encoding DUF3488 and transglutaminase-like domain-containing protein; amino-acid sequence: MKTVLLQELDTPPGHQPLKLTLLALGLLFVPHWFIFNPLLTAALYATLAWRWFALNRSHAMPPAWMRVLLALTAFVAILGLYGNINGPEPGMALLSIMVVLKLTEVRRVRDALMVVVLGYFIIFASFLYSQEIPHVVMQTPSLLFLTAALLVLGHNKDDARGRKVLKRAGRLSLQAIPFAILLFLLFPRIPGPLWGVPSAGGDGISGLDDRMTPGSISNLVLSEDIAFRVRFENQEDIPLPWNRYWRGPTLHLFNGQSWWRGFATIQSNDNFELRGDPVRYTVMQEPTNQGWLFALPMAAEYPRTAVLTRDFTLTSRRPLSQRQQYRMTSYLDYVMSPELSSLEERWGLQLPDTGNARTREMIATWKAEGLTNREIVSRALNFFSNEPFYYTLQPERLDRDPIDQFLFETREGFCEHYASAFTFMMRVAGIPSRVVTGYQGGELNELSGFLIIKQSDAHAWVEVWYEDQGWTRVDPTAAVAPDRIEFGINAALAGEENLPGHLGQRFAGDFLTELEISWEALNGLWNEFFLGYGPEMQQNLMQALGMENPDWTKLALWLFGLLALGGLLLAALLAWQARPPATDLPQRVYLRLRRRLDPDAPGHEGPRDFFLRMEQQHPEVATELRRFMNQLLTLRYTGTDNEDVHQLRQLARQITRGTAD
- a CDS encoding MFS transporter, producing the protein MSVKGALQGRSVWSWTFYDWANSAFATTVMAGFFPIFLKQYWSGDADPSTSTFYLGVGNAIAGIIVAAIAPILGAIADRGGARKKFLLFFTVLGVLMTAGLYFVAQGDWQMAVALYVLGTVGFTAGIVFYDALIVDVAKPEHSDFVSGVGYAAGYLGGGLLFAINVWMTLQPATFGLADAAEAVRISFLMVAAWWAIFSIPVFLFVKEREPEVQVGFARAIRTGWKQFIGTFHEIRALKPIFLFLIAYWFYIDGVNTVIKMAVDYGLSLGFESSDLIVALLLTQFVGFPAAVAFGWLGTKIGTKRGIYLAIAVYVFVTFWAYFLDTVAEFFAMAVLIGLVQGGIQSLSRSYYSRLIPPDKSGEFFGFYGMLGKFATIIGPLLMGWVGVLTGSPRMAIMSIVVLFVIGGWLLTLVEEEAVPN
- a CDS encoding peptide chain release factor 3, with amino-acid sequence MHEKQIQRRRTFAIISHPDAGKTTLTEKLLLFGGAIQLAGTVKGRKAARHATSDWMKLEQQRGISITSSVMQFPFQDHIVNLLDTPGHEDFSEDTYRTLTAVDSALMVIDCAKGVEERTIKLMDVCRLRDTPIFTFINKLDREGREPTELLDEVEDVLKIRCAPITWPIGMGKQLRGIYHLVEDRIYIYEESRKEGKKGRLGETRIIEGLDSDEAKEFLGNDHADYCDEIELVRGASNEFDLDAYLKGELTPVFFGSAIANFGVRELLESFVQHAPAPQPRATTTREVTPDEDKLTGFVFKIQANMDPQHRDRIAFMRICSGEFRKGMKIKSSRLGKDLKIADALTFMASDRESAETAYAGDIIGLHNHGTINIGDTFTQGEDMVFTGIPSFAPELFRRAVLKDPLRMKQLQKGLQQLCEEGATQLFKPMRNNDMILGAVGILQFDVVAHRLKEEYGVEAIFETVQVNTARWIHCDDDKMLAEFKRKAEDNLALDHGDQLVYIAPTRVNLQLAQEKWPDIEFRATRELIAE
- the rimI gene encoding ribosomal protein S18-alanine N-acetyltransferase; the protein is MSAQLDAVPMFRPMREEDLDHVMLTESRAYNSPWTRGIFRDCLRASYSCWVMEVEGGIRGHGVLSVAVGETHILNVCIDPELQGQGYGRQLLLHLLELSTDYGARMALLEVRPSNQAAVRLYESVGFSEVGRRKDYYPGGPNGGPGREDALVMALGLGEPDAEQPGLGPELD
- a CDS encoding uracil-DNA glycosylase; translated protein: MSKRAAILDRLGIQQWVLRGHEPAAVEAPAAPGDAAAPAPTRPVSTAANEMKALLEYEQPQVSAPTTEPHPDVARQGVEVQASDWSELRAEVAGCTACELHKTRTQTVFGVGNEQADWMIIGEAPGAEEDKRGEPFVGTAGQLLDLILESIDQPRSKSFIANILKCRPPSNRDPHQDEAAACSGFLDKQIEWVQPKVILCVGRVSAQTLLSSSESTARLRGKVHRHPATGIPVVVTYHPAYLLRRPIEKRKVWEDLKLARRVAAGEVTA
- the pssA gene encoding CDP-diacylglycerol--serine O-phosphatidyltransferase, yielding MSSKSKTPETEQPVKKRRRGIYLLPNLFTTAALFCGFYAIVASMSDRFEEAGIAIFVAMVLDGLDGRVARLTNTQSDFGKEYDSLSDMLSFGVAPALVMYQWGFEGLADYGWLWAKLGWIGAFFFTGCAALRLARFNVRVGVVDKRFFQGLPSPMAAAVVAGAVWVGARLGIEGGMLAIPAFFLTVTAGALMVSNISYYSFKDFSLTRRVRFTTILPILLIFVAIATNPPGVLFVMALTFTASGPIISLIRWRRRRLQRADDVPGSEAADDETEDSDAS
- the ilvC gene encoding ketol-acid reductoisomerase, which codes for MTTLYMNDLDASGLAGKRIAVLGYGAQGRAQAQNLKDSGHDVCVGLRSESSRREQAVADGLEVLPPADAARDADVIVMLVPDTVQPEVYAELEISIQQGACLVFAHGYSLHFGKLRPREDLDVVLVAPMGIGEQVREVYLKGAGVPALLAVAQDGTSQARAIAEGYALANGHGHAGVIETTVAEETETDLFAEQAVLCGGMNHLVSMAFETLVEAGYQPEVAYFCCLHEVSFIARMVQRRGIAGMRESISPVAEFGDYIAGPRVINDSSRQAMRDLLAEIRDGRFLATLDAELETGAPVIKAGRAEAREALLDEVGERLRSRMAFLKR
- a CDS encoding proline--tRNA ligase yields the protein MRTSQFPLATTKETPADAEIVSHQLMLRAGMIRRQAAGLYTWMPLGVRVLRKVENIVREEMDRAGAVEILMPTVQAAELWEESGRWDEYGPELLRLKDRHNREFCYAPTAEEVVTDIIRREIHSYKQLPLTLYQIQTKFRDEIRPRFGVMRGREFTMKDAYSFHLDDDSLDQTYHAMHAAYSRIFERIGLEFRPVRADTGAIGGSFSHEFHVLADSGEDAIAFSTDSDYAANTELAEAIAPKTERPAPGADMEKFATPGLRTIDALAESAGVPADRSIKILFVEGENDDTVALVLRGDHTLNEVKAAKIEGVASPLVFASAEAIKELTGAAPGSCGPVGLDCPIIVDHAAAVLADFVTGANEDDFHLKNVNWDRDAKITATADLRNVVEGDPSPDGKGTLKIARGIEVGHIFQLGRKYSEAMNARVLDEGGKEQVLTMGCYGIGVTRVVAAAIEQNHDDAGIIWPDAIAPFEVAIVPMNMQKSDAVREAAEKLYAELQADGIDVLLDDRKARPGVMFADMELTGIPHRVVIGDRGLANDQVEYKHRTDEKPTDVAVGEIANQLKARLGR